CCTTAATTCTGTATGCTGGAATATATATACTATGAACAACATCTACAGAAACTAATTTTAAATTTACTGCTTTATTAAATGGAACAACAAGCTTTTTTGATTCCTTACCATTTTCATATATAAAATTCCATTCCCACATTTTTCCAACAGCTGTAATCTGCAGTGCGTCTTTTGGCGCTTCACGCATAGGAATAAAAGCTATATAACCATAATAAAACATAAAACCAACAATTATTAGCGGTATGACAGTCCACACCACTTCAAGCATAGTCCTTTCTTTTACCTGAACTGCCTGTGGATGTTTTTTCTTATTATATTTAAATACAAAAATCAACATCAGAGATGTTAAACCAACAATAAAAAACACTCCTATTCCCATAATAATAAAGAACGCTTTATCAACGCCCTCTACAAAATTTGATGCCACCTGTAATAACATATTATATGGTTTTATCTAAATAAATAATCAGAAAACAAAATTAAAAAGATAACAAGTATCAGTAGAAATACAACTCCTACCATTAGCTTAAATACTAGTTTATCATGCTTAATATGCATAAAATAGCTTATAACTATTGTAACCTTAACAGAAGCAATTGCCATAGCTACAACAATTGTAAGAGCCTCGAAATCGAACCAGGTTACATATACTGTTAACGCAGTAAGAAAAAGCAATACCGTTAATACTATCGCATATGTTCTGTAAGATGTTATATGTTGATGTTCTTGTTCCATATTAAATAAATTATGAAATTAAATATAACAACGGAAATAGGAATATCCATATTAAGTCAACAAGGTGCCAATAAAGTCCTCCATTTTCCAACAATGCATTATCGTCCTTTGTTAATCTGCCATTTTGAACTTTTCTGTATATTACAATTAAAAGTATCATACCTACAATAATATGTAAAGCATGCAAACCTGTCATAAAATAATATAAACCAAAAAACAAAAGCTCACCCCTTTTTAAAGTTAGCATTAATTCTGAGCCAGGATATAAATGGTGATCAATTTTTAAACCCCACTCAAAATATTTGTTGACAAGGAATAGAAAAGCAAAGAAAATTGTTGTAGCCAACAGCTTTAATGTAAGACTTTTATTTCCTGTTCTTAATGCAGTTACCGACATTGCAACAGTCATACTACTAACTAAAAGAATTATCGTATTTATTGTTCCAACAAAAGTGTTTAACTGATTAGCTGCAACATGAAAATCTTCGGAATATTTAGATCGATATACTGCATAAACAATAAACAAACCACCAAACAGTAATAGTTCTGTAAAAATAAATAACCACATTCCCATTTTTGATGCAGTATCATCCCGGTGCTCTGTATGTGAAATTTTATTCTCCATTATAAATTATTACATTTTATTTATATTCGTAAGGACCTTGAGTAATAACAGGAATTTCTTCAAAATTCTCAACTGTTGGAGGTGATGCAATTGTCCACTCAAGAGTTTTACCTCCCCAAGGATTTGGACCGGCAATTTCTCCTTTTCTAGCAGATTTAAAAAGATTAAATAGCATTATAATAACACCGATTGCTAAAACTATTGCACCAAAGAAAGAAAACACCTGCCCCCATTCATATTGTGGCAAATAATCGAAATATCTTCTTGGCATTCCCTGCATTCCAATAATAAATTGTGGAAAATAGAGTAAAGTAAATCCACCAAATATAAATGCACAAGAAGTATTTGCCAGTTTATTATTATACATTCTTCCATATATTTTAGGAAACCAATAATGAATAGCAGCAAGAAATGCAAAGCCCATTCCTCCAAAAATTATATAATGAAAATGAGCTACAACAAAAGCAGTATCGTGAACATGAATATCTGTTGCTAAAGAACCCAATACAAGACCAGTTAAACCACCAATCATAAAATTAAAAACAAAAGCCATTGTAAAATAAAACGGTGGCTTTAAGTTAATAGAGCCTTTATACATTGTAGAAATCCAGTTAAACACTTTAATTGCACTGGGAACAGCAACAATAAAAGTTAACAAGCTAAAAAACCATCTGGCAGTTGTACTCATTCCGGCAGTGTACATATGGTGCCCCCATACTAAATAGCCAACTGCTGCAATTGCAACAGAAGAAAAAACAATTGCTTTATATCCGAATACTTTTTTCTGACTAAAAGTTGGAATAATTTCAGTAATAACACCCATTGCAGGTAAAATCATAATATAAACTGCAGGATGAGAATAAATCCAGAACAAATGCTGAAATAAAATTGGATCACCACCAAGATTAGGATCAAAAAAACCAATTTTAAACCATCTTTCAGCAATAATCATTAATAATGTTATACCTACAATTGGTGTTGCTAAAAGCTGTATCCATGCTGTTGCATATAACGACCAAGGGAATAATGGCATTTTAAACCATGTCATTCCTGGTGCTCGTAATCTGTGAATTGTTACAATAAAATTCAGTCCTGTTAAAATTGATGAAAATCCTAGTACAAATGCTGCTAAAACCGCAGCAACTACATTAGTATTTGTATCTGTACTATATGGCGCATAAAAGGTCCATCCTGTATCAGGTGCGCCTTTTCCAAGAAATTGAGAAAGTATTGCCAAAATAGCTCCGATAACATAAATATAAAATGAAAATAAATTAAGCTTAGGAAAAGAAACATCCCGTGCACCTATCATTATAGGCATTAAAATATTTCCAAAGACTGCAGCCAGACCAGGAATAACTACAAGAAAAATCATAATAACACCATGAACAGTAAATACTGCATTATATGTTTGTGCAGTCATAATATCCTGTCCGGGTCTGAATAATTCTAACCTCATTAAACCACCCAGTAATCCTCCTACAACAAAAAATATCATTATTGCATACATATACATCAAACCAATTCTTTTGTGATCGGTAGATGTTAGCCAACCAAGTATTCCTTTATACTTGGTTCCATGTTTTAAGAAACTATTGTCAATTGCGGAAACTTCCATATTATATTACTTATTTTTTACGTCTTTTTGATTTTATTATTAAAAAAATAAAAAGTATAACTGCAAAAAATATAATTATAGTTGCAGAAACTTTAGTTACCTGTAATGAATATTTTTTACCCTCCTGATCGTATGCAAAACAAAAATCGAGTATTTTGTTAATAGTAGGTCTGGAAAGCCCTTGTTGAGCCTCAATTACTGCTAATTTAAAGTCAAAAGGCAAATATGTCAAGCCATAAAAATAACGTGTTATTTTTCCTTTTGGACTAAGAATTATAATTCCTGAAGGATGAGAAAAATCCAATCCTGCAATTTTTATTTTATACCCTGCACTAGTTAAAATACTATTAATAGAGGCACTATCTCCAGTTAAATATGTCCATGAGTTTCTTTTATCAACAGGTATTTTAGTTGTAAAGTTAGCCTTCTTCATTATTGCAGCAGATGGCTTATCTCTGTAATTAAAGCTAATTGTTATCACATCGTAATCTTTACCGAGAACAAGATCAGAATTTGCTATTAAATCTGATACACCTTCTTGTAAATAAGTACAAATACCAGGGCAATCATAGTAAACAAATGACAAAACAGTTGGCTTATTTATTAACTGACCAAGTGACACTGAGACGCTATCCTCATTAAAGAATTTTAAATCTAATGGAACAGTTTGGTCTAAATGTTCAGAAATACCTATTGTATCGTTTCCTGGTCCAAGTAATTGTGCTTTCACGCCACTAAAGGCAAACAAAATTGAAATCAGAAAAATAATTTTTTTCATTTTATTCATATTAATCTAAAGCATTAGCTCCACTTTTTCTAATTTTTAACAAAAGCCATAATATATAAAAAATAACTCCCCATGCAGCAAACACAGCACCACTATATGCTAACACAAGCCACACAGGAGCCATTGAACGAATATTCCACATTGCACGCTCATCAAGTATATTATATTGTTTACACTTTACATTTGTTTTAATAATTGTATCAATAACTGTTTGTTCTGTTCCATCAGTATTTGCCATATTAACTTTAACAGTTACATTTCCTTCTTTATCGCCCGGCAAATCATTAGGGTATTTAAAAGTCAATTGTCCCGAAACATTCGAGGATCTTACTTCATCTAGTGGTAACCAGCCAAAATTTCTTT
The Bacteroidia bacterium genome window above contains:
- a CDS encoding cytochrome C oxidase subunit IV family protein, with protein sequence MEQEHQHITSYRTYAIVLTVLLFLTALTVYVTWFDFEALTIVVAMAIASVKVTIVISYFMHIKHDKLVFKLMVGVVFLLILVIFLILFSDYLFR
- a CDS encoding cytochrome c oxidase subunit 3 family protein: MENKISHTEHRDDTASKMGMWLFIFTELLLFGGLFIVYAVYRSKYSEDFHVAANQLNTFVGTINTIILLVSSMTVAMSVTALRTGNKSLTLKLLATTIFFAFLFLVNKYFEWGLKIDHHLYPGSELMLTLKRGELLFFGLYYFMTGLHALHIIVGMILLIVIYRKVQNGRLTKDDNALLENGGLYWHLVDLIWIFLFPLLYLIS
- the ctaD gene encoding cytochrome c oxidase subunit I — translated: MEVSAIDNSFLKHGTKYKGILGWLTSTDHKRIGLMYMYAIMIFFVVGGLLGGLMRLELFRPGQDIMTAQTYNAVFTVHGVIMIFLVVIPGLAAVFGNILMPIMIGARDVSFPKLNLFSFYIYVIGAILAILSQFLGKGAPDTGWTFYAPYSTDTNTNVVAAVLAAFVLGFSSILTGLNFIVTIHRLRAPGMTWFKMPLFPWSLYATAWIQLLATPIVGITLLMIIAERWFKIGFFDPNLGGDPILFQHLFWIYSHPAVYIMILPAMGVITEIIPTFSQKKVFGYKAIVFSSVAIAAVGYLVWGHHMYTAGMSTTARWFFSLLTFIVAVPSAIKVFNWISTMYKGSINLKPPFYFTMAFVFNFMIGGLTGLVLGSLATDIHVHDTAFVVAHFHYIIFGGMGFAFLAAIHYWFPKIYGRMYNNKLANTSCAFIFGGFTLLYFPQFIIGMQGMPRRYFDYLPQYEWGQVFSFFGAIVLAIGVIIMLFNLFKSARKGEIAGPNPWGGKTLEWTIASPPTVENFEEIPVITQGPYEYK
- a CDS encoding SCO family protein, producing MKKIIFLISILFAFSGVKAQLLGPGNDTIGISEHLDQTVPLDLKFFNEDSVSVSLGQLINKPTVLSFVYYDCPGICTYLQEGVSDLIANSDLVLGKDYDVITISFNYRDKPSAAIMKKANFTTKIPVDKRNSWTYLTGDSASINSILTSAGYKIKIAGLDFSHPSGIIILSPKGKITRYFYGLTYLPFDFKLAVIEAQQGLSRPTINKILDFCFAYDQEGKKYSLQVTKVSATIIIFFAVILFIFLIIKSKRRKK